The proteins below come from a single Nocardioides eburneiflavus genomic window:
- a CDS encoding DUF4917 family protein, with protein MTGVSIWRGTDDVSTSIDGDLADWSTLADKDWSTLLLGNGLSMNLWAGFGYKSLYTAASLSSEAKAIFAELGTTNFEQGLQCLHHANIALRALEQPTTLVDATYEQIRDALFNTVGDVHVAWDDFPPDTHDHIATQIDRFESVFTTSYDLNLYWSHMWAQYKSTNVTTNIVDLFWAGDRFDPANCDVWSNKATRVLYLHGGLHLWQDDQTGENGKWTHASGGRLLDLKSKYGPGSDRRPLFVSEGTWAAKSRTIRQSSYLSFCLDELRTDESPAVVFGQALADQDRHILTALNEGSQRRIAISMYPMGDDEAVVEEKARLLQALRGHRVEFFDSTTHPLGDPALLITP; from the coding sequence ATGACCGGCGTGAGCATCTGGAGAGGCACCGACGACGTGAGCACATCCATAGACGGAGACCTAGCGGATTGGTCCACGCTGGCAGACAAGGATTGGTCGACTCTGCTACTTGGCAACGGGTTGAGCATGAACCTGTGGGCCGGGTTCGGGTACAAGAGTCTGTACACAGCGGCAAGCCTGAGCTCGGAAGCGAAAGCCATCTTCGCCGAGCTGGGCACGACGAACTTCGAGCAGGGGCTCCAATGCCTGCACCACGCAAACATTGCGCTTCGGGCGTTGGAGCAACCCACAACCCTCGTCGATGCGACCTACGAACAGATCCGGGACGCGCTATTCAACACCGTCGGCGATGTTCATGTTGCGTGGGATGACTTTCCTCCGGACACGCATGACCACATCGCGACCCAGATCGACCGGTTCGAATCCGTGTTCACGACCAGCTATGACTTGAACCTGTACTGGAGTCACATGTGGGCGCAGTACAAGTCGACGAACGTGACCACGAACATCGTGGACTTGTTCTGGGCAGGAGACCGATTCGATCCGGCCAACTGTGACGTCTGGAGCAACAAGGCGACTCGGGTGCTGTATCTGCACGGCGGACTGCACCTGTGGCAGGACGACCAGACCGGCGAGAACGGGAAGTGGACGCACGCGTCTGGCGGTCGGCTGCTCGACCTCAAGTCGAAGTACGGCCCCGGGAGCGACCGACGCCCGCTGTTCGTGAGCGAAGGCACCTGGGCGGCGAAGAGCCGAACCATCCGCCAGTCCAGCTACCTGTCCTTCTGTCTCGATGAACTCCGTACCGATGAATCGCCGGCAGTGGTATTCGGTCAGGCGCTAGCAGATCAAGACCGACACATCTTGACCGCGCTGAACGAAGGTTCCCAGCGTCGCATCGCCATCTCGATGTACCCGATGGGTGACGACGAGGCGGTCGTCGAGGAGAAGGCCCGACTACTCCAAGCGCTTCGCGGGCACCGGGTCGAGTTCTTCGACTCGACAACGCATCCCCTCGGCGACCCGGCCTTGCTGATCACGCCGTAG
- a CDS encoding SMI1/KNR4 family protein, whose amino-acid sequence MGSRFWLEEWGYPDIGVYFADCPSAGHDMLALDYSGSGEPRVVHVDQELDYAITVVAPDFAAFVSGLTDEGEFDVGW is encoded by the coding sequence ATAGGCAGTCGCTTCTGGCTAGAAGAGTGGGGTTACCCCGACATCGGCGTCTACTTCGCCGACTGCCCATCGGCCGGCCACGACATGCTGGCCTTGGACTACAGCGGCTCTGGCGAGCCGCGGGTCGTCCATGTCGACCAGGAGTTGGACTATGCAATCACCGTGGTGGCGCCTGACTTTGCGGCTTTTGTCAGCGGCCTGACGGACGAGGGCGAGTTCGACGTCGGCTGGTAG
- a CDS encoding SMI1/KNR4 family protein — MSTAAKLFVPDEGPFEPSLDDELLRSIEAELGVKLPDSYVALGRTHNGGTLAKTAHPMNVRTSWAEDHIGVHSLAAIGRSAKL, encoded by the coding sequence ATGAGCACCGCCGCGAAGTTGTTCGTCCCGGACGAGGGACCGTTCGAGCCGTCGCTCGACGATGAGCTCTTGCGGTCGATCGAGGCAGAGTTGGGCGTGAAACTGCCCGACTCCTACGTGGCGCTAGGCCGCACCCACAACGGCGGGACCTTGGCCAAGACCGCGCATCCGATGAACGTAAGAACCTCGTGGGCAGAGGACCACATCGGCGTCCACTCGTTGGCGGCCATCGGCCGCAGCGCAAAGCTTTAG
- a CDS encoding MafI family immunity protein has product MDRAYYDEIAGELHVLLVRLDDRLPGKDATLIAEFIDANELGLALEQMADVLSDGEQPLAPDERAHMLGLVERMQMGERVPRALQSCPEK; this is encoded by the coding sequence GTGGATCGTGCCTACTACGACGAGATCGCCGGGGAACTGCACGTCCTCCTCGTCCGCTTGGACGATCGGCTTCCGGGCAAGGACGCCACGTTGATCGCCGAGTTCATCGACGCGAACGAACTCGGTCTTGCCCTCGAACAGATGGCCGACGTGCTGAGCGATGGCGAGCAGCCGTTGGCCCCCGATGAGCGGGCCCACATGCTCGGCCTCGTCGAACGGATGCAGATGGGCGAGCGTGTTCCAAGGGCCCTTCAGTCGTGTCCCGAGAAATGA
- a CDS encoding potassium channel family protein, translating to MTRVERWEKRAEIPLLLLAVAFVVAYAWPVVDPNLQSDLRDTLTVLSWAVWAAFAVDLGVRLVLADDRRRYALRHWYDVALVVLPVLRALRLLRLLVLLRMFDRSAASNLAGRVLTYAAAIALMSVGLGALAVLDAEQDAAGANIATIGDAVWWACTTVTTVGYGDHFPVTFQGRAVAVVLMIVGIGLVATVTASLASWLLAHVESERQQADA from the coding sequence GTGACTCGTGTTGAACGTTGGGAGAAGCGCGCCGAGATCCCGCTCCTCCTGCTCGCCGTCGCGTTCGTTGTGGCCTACGCCTGGCCGGTCGTCGACCCCAACCTCCAGTCAGACCTCCGGGACACCCTTACCGTCCTGTCCTGGGCGGTATGGGCCGCGTTCGCGGTCGACCTTGGGGTGAGACTCGTCCTCGCTGATGACAGACGCCGCTACGCCCTGCGTCACTGGTACGACGTAGCTCTGGTGGTCCTCCCGGTGCTGCGGGCGCTACGGCTGCTCCGCCTGCTCGTGCTCTTGCGGATGTTCGACCGTTCGGCGGCCAGCAACCTCGCCGGCCGCGTCCTCACATACGCCGCCGCCATCGCCCTGATGTCGGTCGGCCTCGGTGCACTCGCCGTCCTCGACGCAGAGCAGGATGCGGCAGGCGCGAACATTGCGACCATTGGAGACGCGGTCTGGTGGGCGTGCACCACTGTGACGACTGTCGGGTACGGCGACCATTTCCCCGTCACCTTCCAGGGCCGTGCCGTTGCCGTCGTCCTCATGATCGTGGGTATCGGGCTGGTGGCCACCGTCACGGCTTCGCTCGCCTCATGGCTTCTGGCTCACGTCGAGAGCGAACGACAGCAAGCGGACGCCTGA
- a CDS encoding lamin tail domain-containing protein, which produces MRLFFIAGAAVVATLVIPLTAVQASAAAVEFTKVQYDSPGDDTGSNNSLNKEWIKITNRSNQKKTLTGWTVRDPQGHVFKFPEFKLGAGRTVTIHTGKGTDSRTDLYWRQDRYVWNNEGDKAILKNANKKLVHVCKWGSGSGSAAC; this is translated from the coding sequence ATGCGCCTGTTCTTCATCGCGGGAGCCGCAGTGGTTGCCACGCTCGTCATCCCCTTGACCGCGGTGCAGGCCAGTGCCGCCGCCGTCGAGTTCACGAAGGTCCAGTACGACTCACCGGGCGACGACACCGGCAGCAACAACAGCCTCAACAAGGAATGGATCAAGATCACCAACCGCAGCAACCAGAAGAAGACCCTCACCGGCTGGACCGTGCGCGACCCGCAGGGCCACGTGTTCAAGTTCCCTGAGTTCAAACTTGGCGCTGGAAGGACCGTCACCATTCACACCGGGAAGGGCACTGACTCGAGGACTGACTTGTACTGGCGTCAGGACCGATATGTCTGGAACAACGAAGGCGACAAGGCGATCCTGAAGAACGCGAACAAGAAGCTGGTCCATGTGTGCAAGTGGGGGAGCGGCAGCGGCAGCGCCGCCTGCTGA
- a CDS encoding thermonuclease family protein, whose protein sequence is MTSFAQSPATAVVDRDCGDFPSQAAAQNFFLANGGPQSDPHGLDSEGDGIACESNPCPCIGRGTNTQNPVTTPPPPKVYRETGNVTQIVDGDTLKVRLRTGGVVSVRMLGINTPERGRCGSDEATDNLSKLAPVRSTVQLVSDPSQAAKDRYGRLLRYVKREGGYNDLSYRQAWNGYTKRYVFGGKPVNRDRDYVRAIDNARSNARGLWASCW, encoded by the coding sequence TTGACCAGCTTCGCGCAGTCACCGGCCACGGCCGTCGTTGACCGCGACTGCGGAGACTTCCCGAGCCAGGCGGCCGCCCAGAACTTCTTCCTCGCCAACGGCGGCCCCCAGAGTGACCCGCACGGGCTCGATAGTGAAGGTGACGGAATCGCCTGCGAGTCCAACCCGTGCCCGTGCATCGGTCGCGGCACCAACACCCAGAACCCGGTGACCACCCCGCCTCCGCCGAAGGTCTACCGCGAGACCGGCAACGTGACGCAGATTGTCGACGGCGACACCCTGAAGGTCCGCCTCCGCACCGGCGGCGTCGTGTCCGTACGCATGCTCGGCATCAACACTCCTGAGCGCGGCCGTTGTGGCTCGGACGAGGCCACTGACAATCTCAGCAAGCTCGCCCCTGTCCGGTCGACCGTGCAGCTCGTGTCCGACCCCAGCCAAGCCGCCAAGGACCGGTACGGCCGACTCCTGCGCTACGTGAAGCGCGAGGGTGGCTACAACGATCTGTCTTACCGCCAAGCGTGGAACGGCTACACGAAGCGTTACGTCTTCGGCGGCAAGCCGGTCAACCGGGACCGCGACTATGTCCGCGCGATCGACAACGCGCGCAGCAACGCCCGCGGCCTGTGGGCGAGCTGCTGGTAG